TTAAGGACTGGGGGTTGGTTGATtttatccaggactagctgcagtgtgctcaaacaaccaccaggtagcatgtgtgagcagataataccgtatcatctctttctctttcggaacttaagacttagacttagacttcctttttattgtcgtgTTTAATATTGCTGTACACCATGTCCAAcatgcttccacccctggttgcaaaatttaCATATagatggaaatgagggaacacagttttcatgttagcttggttAAAGTCCCTTGCCACGATGAAAagtccctctggatgtgtagattgcagttcattgatggagcagtacaaCACTTAACAGGttgaaagtgaagtgaattatatttatatagcacttttctctagtgactcaaagcgctttacatagtgaaaacccaatatctaagttacatttaaaccagtgtgggtggcactgggagcaggtgggtaaagtgtcttgcccaaggacacaacggcagtgactaggatggcggaagcggggatcgaacctgcaaccctcaggttgatggcacggccactctaccaaccgagctataccgcccgaaagaggctttaagtgagggatgaggcaaaaactagcCTGTTTTGAAGGAATTTTGGAGTGGAATTGAAGACGACTATTGGGACAAAAGTTTCCGAGCACTCACCTGCCCGTTTTTGCAGAGGTCGGCCCACATGCTGGTGCCGTCCCCTCCCCTCATCAGCACGTGGTAGATGAAGAAGTACGTGCCCGGGATGCTGCACACAAACTTCCCGGCGATGCCGTCGTAGTTGTTGCCCAGGTTGGTGACCACGTCGTCGAACTTGAGGATCTCGTAGCCCTCGTGCGGGTTCTTGAGGCCGGCGTAGAAGGCCACCCGGGGCACCGTGCTGTAGGTGGCGGTGCTGATAGCTCCGTTCCCTCCCAAGCCCAAAACCCCGGTCCTGCCCTGGTCCCCTCTGTCACCGGGAGGCCCCGCCGGTCCGGGCGGCCCCGGCTCCCCCGGTGGCCCGGGCAGCCCCGGCTTCCCCGGCCTGCCCGGCTTCCCCTGCGGGCCCTGCAGGAGCGTGGAGGGCGGCAGCACGTTGCCGTGGTCGCTCAGCGCCTCCGCCTCCGCCTGGAGCCCCGTGGAGCTGGTGCTGCTGCTGGGGGTGCCCTTGTTCAGGTAGGGGTCGCACACCATCCGACAGGTGCCCAGCATCTCATAGTGGCTGGGGTCTGTGCCCACGGAGCTGACCAGCACGGGGATGAGCaccaccaggaccaggaccagcatAACCCCCACAGCGGCCGCCACCAGGGTCTTCCTCCCGATGCTGAGTCGGGGAAGGGGCTGAGCGGCCAGCGTGGGTCTCCCGGGGGCGGAAATGGTGACCGCTTGGTGTGGGGAGCCTGTCGCGGAGGAAGAGGACCCGCGGATCCTGAGGAGGGGCGCGAGAGGCGGAGCGGCGGGGGGTGCGCCCGGCAAAGACCCACATACACTTGACGGACCTCCCGGCTGCGCTCGCTCGAGTCAGTCCGTCAGTCGCACACTTTTGAGGGAGCGCGGGCGGGAAGACATTCGGAGCGCACTTCCAAACACTCTCTGACTTGTGAGAAGAAGACGGGAGGATGCCAGAGTCCACCGGGATGGAGGGAgccggagagagagagagagggagcagATGTGTGatgatgaatgtgtgtgtgtgtgtgtgtgtgaggatgaatgtgtgtgtggtgaGTTTGTGGAGTCGGGGATTCTCAAGCTTGGATTTTTATAAACAGCATGGAGCCTCCCCTCCCCTCTGCTGCCTCATCGAGTGAGAGGTAAGAATGGCTCCATCccctccctccttctctctctctctctctctctaactcTCACCCCTcctctcatttttttttttttttttccatcgccGTTTCTCACTCTTCTTGCTTTATCGTCTGTCTCATCAGCATCCAGCCTCTAAAAATAAGGACGGAGCCACGCAAAGAGAATTTCTAGGGGCTGGTTGTGCGTTGTTGTAACATTTAACAACATCTCGTTACAACAGTCGCAAACCATAGGCgcagatctacatttctgccagtgggtgtgtATCAGTGTTGTCCTGATtccagtattttggtaccggtaccaaaagtatttcggtacttttcggtacttttctaaagaaaggggaccacaaaaaatgtcattattggctttattttaacaaaaaaatcttagggtacattaaaggcctactgaaagccactactaccgaccacgcagtctgatagtttatatatcaatgatgaaatcttaacatcggccgggttagattagtaaagtgcaattttaaatttcccgcgaaatattctgctgaaaacgtctcggtatgatgacgttggcgcgtgacgtcacggattgtagcggacatattgggacaccattgtggccagctattaagtcgtctgttttcatcgcaaaattccacagtattctggacatctgtgttggggaatcttttgcaatttgtttaatgaacaatgaagacagcaaagaagaaagctgtaggtgggaagcggcgtattagcggccggctgcagcaacacaaccaggaggactttaagttggatggcagacgtgctaaataaaaaagtgaacatactagaaaacttgtcttttatcaGTAACTAAAcaaagtctgctgacgtatgcagtaacatgttgtgtcctttatcattctattattttgtcaaaattattaaggacaagtggtagaaaataaatgattaatccacttgttcatttactgttaacatctgcttattttctgtttcaacatgttctatctacacttctgttaaaatgtaataatcacttattcttcagttgttttgatactttacattagttttggatgaaaaccacacatttaggtatcaatccgataccaagtcgttacaggatcatacattggtcatattcaaagtcctcatgtgtctttagtttataaacataatatatataaaaacaataaaaaaaagaagattttgtgatgttaaaaaatatcgatgtaatcatagtagtatcgactaggtaccataccataccataccataccaactttatttataaagccctttaaaaacagaagaacaaaagggctgtacaccacaaaaaaATAGAAGCAaaagacagactaaaaaataatttttaaaacagaagtaaaatacacattgatttGTTAGATAggtacgctattgtacgtggtatcattacagtggatgttaggtgtagatccaccaatggcgtttgtttatattgtagagtcccggaagagttggtgctgcagggaattctgggaatttttatgtagtgttcatgttgtgttgcggtgcaaatattcttccaaaatgtgtttgtcgttgttgtttag
This genomic interval from Entelurus aequoreus isolate RoL-2023_Sb linkage group LG06, RoL_Eaeq_v1.1, whole genome shotgun sequence contains the following:
- the LOC133651843 gene encoding C1q-related factor, translating into MLVLVLVVLIPVLVSSVGTDPSHYEMLGTCRMVCDPYLNKGTPSSSTSSTGLQAEAEALSDHGNVLPPSTLLQGPQGKPGRPGKPGLPGPPGEPGPPGPAGPPGDRGDQGRTGVLGLGGNGAISTATYSTVPRVAFYAGLKNPHEGYEILKFDDVVTNLGNNYDGIAGKFVCSIPGTYFFIYHVLMRGGDGTSMWADLCKNGQVRASAIAQDADQNYDYASNSVILHLDAGDEVYIKLDGGKAHGGNNNKYSTFSGFILYAD